In Mucinivorans hirudinis, the DNA window AGAGAAATAAAAAAACATCACGCACTCGCTCCAGATATTGTTTGGTGGGTGGTATATCGTAATCTCTGAACTGCTCCAACTCCTCCCACGTTAGATATATCACCTTTTTAGGGGTGCTCTTCAACTTGGGCTTAAACATATCGTAAGCATTGTTTTTGGTGTGCCCTTTCTTGAAGCTCCATTTGAGAAACCATTTCAAAAATCCCATCTGTTTACCGATGGTGCTATTGCGCATCCCTCTGGTATCACGTAGGTAAGATATGTACTCATTCAGCCCATATTCATCAAAGAACTCAAACGTAAGCCCTTTTTTGAAGAGAGTCAAATGGTTTTTTACTGCTGCAAATTTCTCATAAGTGGATTCTGTCCAATCATTTTGCACGCCACACTCCTTCACAAACTCATCGAATACGACAAAAAGGTCGGATTTTTTTGCCTTCCCTCTGGTTGCTTGGCTTTTTTGCTTCTTCTGGGGCGTAGGTTTTAGTTTCTCAGCAAACGCCTCCTTTACCTGCTCCGGTGTCGGCTCCGTCCCTTTAACTTCAAAATCTTGGAAAATCTCATTTATAAACGCTTCATACCTTGCAATATCTGTATTGATTTGCAAAGCTGACTGCTTCTGTTTATTGGTAACATTGTTTTTCACTCGCTGCTTTGCCGAATCCCACTTTGCAGCATCAATTCGATAGCCGGTAGTAAAATCGATTCTCTTGCCACCGAAAAACACCTGCAATCGTATAGGTACATTCTCAACCACAGGCACGCCATCTTTCTTCCGATTCTCAATGGCTATTCTTATGCTTCGTTTTATATTCATCGTTCCTTGATTTTTAATCTCGCTGCAAAGTTATAACTAATTTCCGAAAACTACACCAAAAGTTACACCAAAAAATATGATTGTTCATAAATCTATCTGATAGCTATTGAAATTATTAAACCATATAAAACACTATATTACAGTGTTTTGATATTGCGTGATATTTTATGAGGGTTCGGGAGAAAGAGCCTCTCTCTCCGCTGATAGGTCCGG includes these proteins:
- a CDS encoding Integrase, whose protein sequence is MNIKRSIRIAIENRKKDGVPVVENVPIRLQVFFGGKRIDFTTGYRIDAAKWDSAKQRVKNNVTNKQKQSALQINTDIARYEAFINEIFQDFEVKGTEPTPEQVKEAFAEKLKPTPQKKQKSQATRGKAKKSDLFVVFDEFVKECGVQNDWTESTYEKFAAVKNHLTLFKKGLTFEFFDEYGLNEYISYLRDTRGMRNSTIGKQMGFLKWFLKWSFKKGHTKNNAYDMFKPKLKSTPKKVIYLTWEELEQFRDYDIPPTKQYLERVRDVFLFLCFTGLRYSDVFNLRRSDVKENHIEITTVKTADSLIIELNNHSRAILDKYKDIAFEHYKVLPVITNQKMNDYLKELAELAGIDEPVRETYYKGNERIDVVSPKYALLGTHAGRRTFICNALALEISPQVVMKWTGHSDYKAMKPYIDIADKVKANAMDKFNKL